The following nucleotide sequence is from Gemmatimonadota bacterium.
AACACGAAGGCGGCGCCGTAGTCCCCCACCAGAATCTCCTCCGCCTGCCGGTACAGCCCCGTGCGCGTTTCCGGGTCCAGCTCCGCTCCGGCCGTTTCCACCAACGCATCGAATTCGGAGTTCGCCCAGTCGTGCCGTCCCGCGCCTTTCGGCTGGGAATGCCAGGTCATGTCCAGCATGTTACGTGGGTCCATGTAATCGGCGACGAACCGCAGAAAGCCGAAGTCCATCTCCCAGTTGTACAGTTTGCTCATGTAGGCGGTCCGGTCCAAGATGCGGATGGAGACGTTCACCCCGAGATGTTCCAGCAGCATACTCTGAATGGCCACGCCCGCCATTTGCATGGAAGGCGTCGGCGCGCGAATCCACATTTCCTGCCTGGGAAATCCCCGTCCGTTCGGGTATCCGGCTTCCCGCATCAGCGCTTTTGCTCTTTCGGGATCGAAAGCCTGGTACGGTTTCATGGCCTCACCGTTGTACTCCCTGAAGTCTGGCGGCATCATGGAATAGGCCGGTGCCGCGGTTCCCCTCAGTACGATCCGGCAGATCGCATCGCGGTCAAGCGCCCGGGCGAAAGCCTCGCGCACGCGGACATCATTGAACGGCGGTTCACCTACCTTGAAGAATAGGTACCAGGTCGTTCTACCGGGCGACCTGACGAGTTCTCCGCTGAGCAGGGGATGGCGTTCGATGCGGTCCAGGTCGTTTATATCCACGTTCTCAACGTCAACCTCGTTATTCTCGTAGGCCAGGACAGTCTGTGCCGCCGCATAGCGGAAAGGATGGATGACCTTCTCCAGCATGGGCTTGTGGGGGCCGTTGTACATGGGGTCGGGAACGAAGGTCATATGGCTGCCGGTCGCCCATTCGGACATTCTGAAACCGGAGTTCGACACGATTTTGTCGACTTCGGTCCACTTCCGGCCGTGTTTTTCCACGGTCCAGCGCGGCGTGGGATAGGCCAGGCCGAAGGACACGACGTGGGGGAAATGCGGCGCGCCGCGCTCCAGGAGCACCTGGAAGGTGAGATCGTCCACGGCGCGGACACCGAGTTGGTCCGGGTCCTCGATCTCTCCCAGGCTGATGGCCTTCGCGTTCTTTATGTCATAATAGAAGAAAGCGTAGGGATTGGCGTTGGCGGGATCGAGCATGCGTCTGAAGGCGTAGACGAAATCATGGGCCGTGACGGGCCGGCCGTCGCTCCACCGGGCACCCTGACGCAGATGAAACGTCCATTCCCGGGCGTCCTCGGAGACGTCGTAACCGGTTGCGGCGGCCGGGATGGGCTGCCAGAGTTCGTCCCGGATAAGCAGGGTTTCGAACGGAAGCAGCGTGCCCTCGCCGTCGTACAGGTTGATCTGGATGTCGAGGCTGCGCGGTTCGGGACTCATCAGGCGGAAGACCTGCTGCTCCGGCGGCGCCGCATCGGCCGGCAGGGTGACTCCTACGGAGTTCGTGTGCTGGGCATGGGAAAAACCGGTTGCCGGCAGGATGGCCGCGGCCAGCAACAGGACGGAAAGTACCTTGTGCATGGAGGTTCCGGGGTAAGGTGGATCTGAATCGAATCTACCGTTGGTGCGCGGTGAATATAGACCCGCCGGCGAAGGCAGGTCAAGAGATTGTCCGTCGTCCTGTATTTGCTTGACATCCGCCATCCCTGCGCCTACTTGATTACACGGCGTTACCGTCAAGATCGGCGTTTCATCCCGGGTTATGCTCATGCTGTCCGAAAGCCCCTTTACCTTCGACCGCGTAGTCCGCATCGCAATCGCCGTGGGCGTGATCTGGCTGTTGATCACCCTTATCGCCTATCTGAGCGACGTGCTCATACCCTTTGCCGTCGCACTGCTGCTCGCCTACCTGATCAATCCCCTGACTTCCTGGCTGCAACGGAAACTGCCCTTCAAGCAACGAATCATCTCCGTACTGCTGAGCCTGACGATCATCCTCGCCGCCGTGGTCCTGTTCCTTTCCATCCTGATCCCGATGGTCGTGTCCGAAGTCGCGCAGATGCAGCGGCTGCTCTCCGGGCTGGTGGACGCGGACCAGTGGCAGGCGAGAATGCAGGACTATGTTCCGGAGGAAATCAGGATATACATTGCGGACCTGGTCCGGTTTGAAGAGCTGGTCCAACTGCTGAACTTCGAAAACATCCGGCTGTTCTTTCAACAGATCCTGCCCGGCATCTGGGGCGTATTCTCAGGTACCATCAGCTTCATCATCGGTCTTGCGGTCGTCATCGTCATCCTGCTCTACCTGGTCTTCATCCTTCTGGACTTCGACGAGATCTCCGAAGGCTGGAAGAACCTGATCCCCGACCAGTACCGGCAGGTCGTACTCGATGTCGTATCCGACTTTACGAAGGCCATGCGGGTCTATTTTCGCGCCCAGGCTCTCATCGCCTTCATCGTCGGACTGCTCTTCGCGCTGGGCTTCTGGCTGATCGGCCTGCCCATGGGGATTTTGCTGGGCCTTTTCATCGGGCTGCTCAACATGGTGCCCTACCTGCAGGTCGTGGGTCTCATCCCGGCGGTGCTTTTCGCGATTGCCGGGGCCCTGGGCGCCGGCGAGAGCATCTGGGTAATGCTCGTCCTCGTCCTGGCCGTGTTCGCCGTCGTACAGGTCATCCAGGACGCCATTCTGGTTCCCCGGATCATGGGCAGTGCGACCGGGTTCAACCCGGCGGTGATCCTCCTTTCCCTGTCCATCTGGGGAAAACTGCTGGGTATCCTGGGGCTGCTGATCGCGCTGCCGGTGACGTTCCTGGCCCACTCGTACTACAAGCGGTTCCTGAAGGGATCTCAA
It contains:
- a CDS encoding peptide ABC transporter substrate-binding protein; the protein is MRTTRSKVKGLSDSMSITRDETPILTVTPCNQVGAGMADVKQIQDDGQSLDLPSPAGLYSPRTNGRFDSDPPYPGTSMHKVLSVLLLAAAILPATGFSHAQHTNSVGVTLPADAAPPEQQVFRLMSPEPRSLDIQINLYDGEGTLLPFETLLIRDELWQPIPAAATGYDVSEDAREWTFHLRQGARWSDGRPVTAHDFVYAFRRMLDPANANPYAFFYYDIKNAKAISLGEIEDPDQLGVRAVDDLTFQVLLERGAPHFPHVVSFGLAYPTPRWTVEKHGRKWTEVDKIVSNSGFRMSEWATGSHMTFVPDPMYNGPHKPMLEKVIHPFRYAAAQTVLAYENNEVDVENVDINDLDRIERHPLLSGELVRSPGRTTWYLFFKVGEPPFNDVRVREAFARALDRDAICRIVLRGTAAPAYSMMPPDFREYNGEAMKPYQAFDPERAKALMREAGYPNGRGFPRQEMWIRAPTPSMQMAGVAIQSMLLEHLGVNVSIRILDRTAYMSKLYNWEMDFGFLRFVADYMDPRNMLDMTWHSQPKGAGRHDWANSEFDALVETAGAELDPETRTGLYRQAEEILVGDYGAAFVFHPLTMQLRKSNLKGYTRYPDGTVGGLMFSRLYKSRE
- a CDS encoding AI-2E family transporter translates to MLMLSESPFTFDRVVRIAIAVGVIWLLITLIAYLSDVLIPFAVALLLAYLINPLTSWLQRKLPFKQRIISVLLSLTIILAAVVLFLSILIPMVVSEVAQMQRLLSGLVDADQWQARMQDYVPEEIRIYIADLVRFEELVQLLNFENIRLFFQQILPGIWGVFSGTISFIIGLAVVIVILLYLVFILLDFDEISEGWKNLIPDQYRQVVLDVVSDFTKAMRVYFRAQALIAFIVGLLFALGFWLIGLPMGILLGLFIGLLNMVPYLQVVGLIPAVLFAIAGALGAGESIWVMLVLVLAVFAVVQVIQDAILVPRIMGSATGFNPAVILLSLSIWGKLLGILGLLIALPVTFLAHSYYKRFLKGSQPVKEQ